One genomic segment of Pelagerythrobacter marensis includes these proteins:
- a CDS encoding helix-turn-helix domain-containing protein, translating into MPAEDGTAIVVKLDDLLHERRMTLTELAERVGLTLANLSILKTGKAKAIRFSTLEAICRELGCQPGDLLVYRSGETG; encoded by the coding sequence ATGCCAGCCGAAGACGGAACCGCCATCGTGGTGAAGCTCGACGACCTGCTCCACGAACGGCGCATGACGCTCACCGAACTGGCCGAACGGGTCGGCCTCACCCTCGCCAATCTCTCGATTCTCAAGACCGGCAAGGCCAAGGCCATCCGCTTCTCCACGCTGGAAGCGATCTGCCGCGAACTGGGCTGCCAGCCGGGCGACTTGCTGGTCTATCGCTCCGGCGAGACAGGCTGA
- a CDS encoding DUF2975 domain-containing protein: MSAINDPLLMIAKIVLAFLMGVLAFVTVVLIAGAVAAPIFEGSIVAELIADGKGQPPAGFVWLVSILLIGIAGLLGLLIYFLLLLWRIVGTVGAGDPFVPENAARLSRMGWVAVAGNILALFVAAAVTRVATVAADMGDDVDFNADIDFGGGGLLLILVLFILARVFRHGAAMREDLEGTV; encoded by the coding sequence ATGTCCGCCATAAACGACCCGCTACTGATGATTGCCAAGATCGTGCTCGCGTTCCTGATGGGCGTGCTGGCGTTCGTCACCGTCGTGCTCATCGCCGGCGCGGTCGCCGCGCCAATCTTCGAAGGGAGCATCGTCGCCGAACTGATCGCCGACGGCAAAGGCCAACCGCCCGCAGGTTTCGTCTGGCTCGTCAGCATCCTGCTGATCGGCATTGCGGGGCTGCTCGGGCTGTTGATCTACTTCCTGCTGCTGCTGTGGCGCATCGTCGGCACGGTCGGCGCGGGCGATCCGTTCGTGCCCGAGAATGCCGCACGCCTCAGCCGGATGGGCTGGGTTGCGGTGGCCGGCAACATCCTTGCCCTGTTCGTGGCCGCAGCCGTCACGCGGGTCGCCACCGTTGCCGCCGACATGGGGGACGATGTCGATTTCAACGCCGATATCGACTTCGGGGGTGGCGGGCTGCTGCTGATCCTCGTGCTGTTCATCCTCGCCCGCGTGTTCCGCCACGGCGCCGCGATGCGCGAAGACCTGGAAGGGACCGTGTAA
- the groES gene encoding co-chaperone GroES: protein MAFRPLHDRVLVRRIEAEEKTAGGIIIPDSAKEKPSEGEIVSVGSGAKAEDGTVTPLDVKAGDRVLFGKWSGTEVKLDGEDLLIMKESDIMGIIG, encoded by the coding sequence ATGGCATTTCGTCCGCTGCACGACCGTGTACTGGTCCGTCGCATCGAAGCCGAAGAAAAGACCGCCGGCGGGATCATCATTCCCGACAGCGCCAAGGAAAAGCCGAGCGAAGGCGAGATCGTCTCCGTGGGCTCTGGCGCCAAGGCGGAAGACGGCACGGTCACCCCGCTCGACGTCAAGGCCGGCGACCGCGTGCTGTTCGGCAAGTGGTCCGGCACGGAGGTCAAGCTCGACGGCGAAGACCTGCTGATCATGAAGGAAAGCGACATCATGGGGATCATTGGCTGA
- a CDS encoding c-type cytochrome: MTLALALAGCGAGDRASEQDTADGRAVAGAGMDRGDRPAAFARCATCHQTAPGRNGVGPSLAGVFGAPAGHEPTYAYSKALRASGLVWDAETLDAYLADPRGVVPGTKMAFAGVRSAEERAAIVAYLETL, translated from the coding sequence ATGACACTCGCGCTCGCGCTGGCAGGTTGCGGCGCCGGGGATCGGGCGAGCGAGCAGGATACGGCAGACGGGCGCGCCGTGGCGGGTGCTGGGATGGACCGGGGCGACCGGCCGGCCGCGTTCGCGCGGTGCGCCACATGTCACCAGACCGCGCCGGGCCGGAATGGGGTCGGCCCCTCGCTCGCCGGGGTGTTCGGCGCCCCTGCCGGACACGAGCCGACTTATGCCTACAGCAAGGCGTTGCGCGCTTCGGGACTTGTCTGGGACGCCGAAACGCTCGACGCCTATCTTGCCGATCCGCGCGGTGTCGTGCCGGGGACCAAGATGGCCTTCGCCGGGGTCCGTTCGGCGGAGGAGCGGGCCGCGATCGTCGCCTATCTCGAAACGCTCTGA
- the rplJ gene encoding 50S ribosomal protein L10, translating into MDRSQKTDAVAQLNAVFNEVGVVVVTRNLGLSVAQSTDLRSKMREAGASYKVAKNRLAKLALKETQYEGLEDYLSGPTALAWSEDPVAAAKAAVDFAKTTDKIEIVGGSMGGQLLDEAGVRALASMPSLDELRGTLVGLVNAPATKIARVVNEPASKLARVFGAYGAKEAA; encoded by the coding sequence ATGGATCGTTCGCAGAAAACCGACGCGGTCGCCCAGCTCAATGCGGTCTTCAACGAGGTCGGCGTGGTGGTTGTCACCCGCAACCTCGGCCTGTCGGTGGCCCAGTCCACCGACTTGCGTTCGAAGATGCGCGAAGCGGGTGCGTCCTACAAGGTTGCGAAGAACCGTCTTGCCAAGCTCGCCCTGAAGGAAACCCAGTACGAAGGGCTCGAGGATTATCTCTCGGGTCCGACAGCCCTGGCCTGGTCGGAAGACCCGGTCGCGGCTGCCAAGGCTGCGGTGGATTTCGCCAAGACGACCGACAAGATCGAAATCGTCGGTGGTTCGATGGGTGGGCAGTTGCTCGACGAAGCCGGTGTCCGGGCGCTTGCCTCGATGCCTTCGCTCGACGAGCTGCGTGGCACACTGGTGGGCCTCGTCAACGCCCCGGCGACCAAGATCGCCCGGGTCGTCAACGAACCCGCTTCCAAGCTCGCCCGCGTCTTCGGTGCCTATGGCGCCAAGGAAGCGGCGTAA
- the groL gene encoding chaperonin GroEL (60 kDa chaperone family; promotes refolding of misfolded polypeptides especially under stressful conditions; forms two stacked rings of heptamers to form a barrel-shaped 14mer; ends can be capped by GroES; misfolded proteins enter the barrel where they are refolded when GroES binds), with the protein MAAKDVKFGRDAREGILRGVDTLANAVKVTLGPKGRNVVIDKSFGAPRITKDGVTVAKEIELKNKFENMGAQMIKEVASKANDAAGDGTTTATVLAQSIVTEGMKSVAAGMNPMDLKRGIDLAVTKVVEDLKARSKDVSGSNEIAQVGIISANGDREVGEKIAEAMEKVGKEGVITVDESKGLEFELETVEGMQFDRGYLSPYFITNPEKMTVELENPYILIHEKKLSNLQAMLPVLEAAVQSGRPLLIIAEDIEGEALATLVVNKLRGGLKVAAVKAPGFGDRRKAMLQDIAILTQGEMISEDLGIKLENVTLNMLGQAKKVTIDKDNTTIVDGAGSEDDIKARVSEIRTQIDNTTSDYDREKLQERLAKLAGGVAVIKVGGATEVEVKERKDRVDDALHATRAAVEEGIVPGGGTALLYATKALDGLEGSNDDQTRGIDIIRRALQAPVRQIATNAGHDGAVVAGKLTDANDTSLGFNAATDTYEDLVKAGVIDPTKVVRTALQDAASVAGLLITTEATITEIPDDKPAAPMPDMGGMGGMGGMGF; encoded by the coding sequence ATGGCAGCCAAGGACGTAAAGTTCGGCCGCGACGCGCGCGAAGGCATCCTGCGCGGCGTCGACACCCTCGCCAATGCCGTCAAGGTCACGCTGGGCCCCAAGGGCCGCAACGTCGTGATCGACAAGAGCTTCGGCGCCCCGCGCATCACCAAGGACGGCGTCACCGTCGCCAAGGAAATCGAACTGAAGAACAAGTTCGAAAACATGGGCGCGCAGATGATCAAGGAAGTCGCATCGAAGGCGAACGACGCCGCCGGTGACGGCACCACCACTGCGACCGTTCTGGCGCAGTCGATCGTGACCGAAGGCATGAAGTCGGTCGCCGCGGGCATGAACCCGATGGACCTGAAGCGCGGCATCGATCTCGCCGTCACCAAGGTTGTCGAAGACCTCAAGGCCCGTTCGAAGGACGTCTCCGGCTCGAACGAAATCGCGCAGGTCGGCATCATTTCGGCCAATGGCGATCGTGAAGTCGGCGAAAAGATCGCCGAAGCGATGGAGAAGGTCGGCAAGGAAGGCGTGATCACCGTCGACGAGTCGAAGGGCCTCGAATTCGAGCTCGAAACCGTCGAAGGCATGCAGTTCGACCGCGGCTATCTGTCGCCCTACTTCATCACCAACCCGGAAAAGATGACGGTCGAACTCGAAAACCCGTACATCCTGATCCATGAAAAGAAGCTGAGCAATCTGCAGGCGATGCTTCCGGTGCTCGAAGCGGCTGTCCAGTCGGGCCGTCCGCTGCTGATCATCGCGGAAGACATCGAAGGCGAAGCGCTGGCCACCCTCGTGGTCAACAAGCTGCGCGGCGGCCTGAAGGTCGCGGCGGTCAAGGCACCGGGCTTCGGCGATCGCCGCAAGGCCATGCTGCAGGACATCGCGATCCTGACGCAGGGCGAAATGATCAGCGAAGATCTCGGCATCAAGCTCGAGAACGTGACGCTGAACATGCTCGGCCAGGCCAAGAAGGTCACCATCGACAAGGACAACACGACCATTGTCGACGGTGCCGGTTCGGAAGACGACATCAAGGCCCGCGTTTCGGAAATCCGCACGCAGATCGATAACACCACCAGCGATTACGACCGTGAAAAGCTGCAGGAACGTCTGGCGAAGCTCGCCGGCGGTGTTGCGGTGATCAAGGTCGGCGGTGCGACCGAAGTCGAAGTGAAGGAACGCAAGGACCGCGTCGACGATGCGCTGCACGCAACCCGCGCAGCCGTCGAAGAAGGCATCGTCCCGGGCGGCGGTACCGCGCTGCTCTACGCGACCAAGGCGCTCGACGGCCTCGAAGGCAGCAACGACGACCAGACCCGCGGCATCGACATCATCCGTCGCGCGCTGCAGGCTCCGGTTCGCCAGATCGCCACCAACGCCGGCCATGACGGTGCGGTGGTTGCCGGCAAGCTGACCGACGCCAACGACACCTCGCTCGGCTTCAACGCGGCGACCGACACTTACGAAGACCTGGTCAAGGCCGGCGTCATCGACCCGACCAAGGTTGTGCGCACCGCGCTGCAGGATGCCGCTTCGGTGGCCGGCCTGCTGATCACGACCGAAGCCACCATCACGGAAATTCCGGACGACAAGCCGGCTGCTCCGATGCCCGACATGGGCGGCATGGGTGGCATGGGCGGCATGGGCTTCTAA
- a CDS encoding DUF305 domain-containing protein — MILRNFARMSLVGGLLAGTSVLAAQEAPILQPGAPGQPTRTLAAEEATRLANTAFSPADVAFMQAMIVHHQQAVDMAALVEERTNNPDIVAIAGRIDVSQKDEIGFMTEWLRERSRDVAMAGMGHAHHHEAMKGMATPEQMAQLAESRGTAFDRLFLQLMIPHHLGAVDMVEELHDQPGTAYEPVLFEFTNDVVSDQEAEIDRMNAVLAGLSDDPRVALAPGFRDAGEAIANLRLVAALPKPAGFFDPDNPAQLRPLKPEKDADDAAHDGHGGEAPRKDRDEEGEEEEPQFGERSSLLSFANTDMAFSGDLLVAGSYHGFNAYRLGEDGVPQLVSSTVCPGGQGDVSIVGDLLIMSVEDSRGRVDCGLQGVDGRTSPDRFRGLRIFDITDVTRPVQVGQVQTCRGSHTHSIVTADDERIVVYNSGTSYVREEDELEGCSDTTGDDTALFSIDVIAIPVANPAAAQIVDRPRVFASEGRIAGLWRGGDHGEGTQNTGRTDQCHDITVFPALDLAAGACSGNGIILDISDPLKPVRIDDVTDKGFAYWHSATFNNDGTKVLFTDEWGGGGRPRCQAGDPRNWGANAIYAIEAGKLAFRSLYKLPAPQTDKENCVAHNGSIIPVPGRDIFVQAWYQGGISVIDFTDAENPFEIAYFDRGPVDRDQLVTGGYWSAYWYNGRIYATEITRGLDVFALEPSEFLTEAEIAAAAAAQYPGDVFNPQTQTQVTWPAEAVAAAEASRKEG; from the coding sequence ATGATCTTACGCAATTTTGCCCGTATGTCGCTTGTCGGGGGCCTGCTCGCCGGGACCAGCGTTCTTGCTGCGCAGGAGGCACCGATCCTCCAGCCGGGCGCGCCGGGCCAGCCGACCCGCACGCTTGCCGCCGAAGAAGCGACCCGGCTCGCCAATACGGCGTTCTCGCCCGCCGACGTGGCTTTCATGCAGGCGATGATCGTCCACCATCAGCAAGCGGTCGATATGGCCGCGCTGGTGGAGGAGCGGACGAACAATCCCGACATCGTGGCGATCGCCGGGCGCATCGACGTCAGCCAGAAGGACGAGATCGGCTTCATGACCGAATGGCTGCGTGAGCGGAGCCGCGATGTTGCGATGGCGGGGATGGGGCACGCCCACCACCACGAGGCGATGAAAGGCATGGCGACGCCCGAGCAGATGGCGCAGCTCGCCGAATCGCGCGGCACGGCCTTCGACCGGCTGTTCCTGCAATTGATGATCCCGCACCATCTGGGCGCTGTCGATATGGTGGAGGAACTGCACGATCAGCCAGGCACTGCCTACGAGCCGGTGCTGTTCGAATTCACCAACGACGTCGTCAGCGATCAGGAAGCGGAAATCGACCGGATGAACGCGGTGCTTGCCGGGCTTTCCGACGATCCGCGCGTGGCGCTGGCACCGGGTTTTCGCGATGCGGGCGAAGCGATCGCCAATTTGCGCCTGGTGGCCGCCTTGCCCAAGCCGGCGGGATTCTTCGATCCCGACAACCCTGCACAGCTACGCCCGCTCAAGCCGGAGAAAGACGCGGACGATGCCGCACATGACGGGCATGGCGGCGAAGCGCCGCGCAAGGACCGCGACGAGGAGGGTGAAGAAGAGGAGCCGCAGTTCGGTGAGCGCAGCTCCCTGCTATCGTTCGCCAATACCGACATGGCCTTCTCCGGCGATCTGCTCGTGGCCGGAAGCTATCATGGGTTCAATGCCTATCGTCTGGGCGAGGACGGCGTGCCGCAGCTCGTCAGCTCCACCGTCTGTCCGGGCGGGCAGGGCGATGTGTCGATTGTTGGCGATCTTCTGATCATGAGCGTCGAGGACAGTCGCGGACGGGTCGATTGCGGCCTGCAGGGCGTCGACGGTCGCACCAGCCCGGATCGGTTCCGCGGCTTGCGGATCTTCGACATCACCGACGTGACACGGCCGGTTCAGGTCGGCCAGGTGCAAACCTGCCGCGGCAGCCACACGCATTCGATCGTCACGGCCGATGACGAGCGGATCGTGGTGTACAATTCGGGCACGTCCTACGTTCGGGAGGAGGACGAGCTGGAGGGGTGCAGCGACACGACTGGCGACGATACCGCGCTGTTTTCCATCGACGTGATCGCAATTCCTGTGGCCAACCCGGCCGCCGCACAAATCGTCGATCGACCGCGCGTTTTCGCCAGTGAGGGGCGGATCGCCGGCCTCTGGCGCGGCGGCGATCATGGTGAAGGCACGCAGAACACCGGCCGGACCGATCAGTGCCACGACATCACCGTGTTCCCGGCGCTCGACCTGGCTGCCGGGGCCTGTTCGGGCAACGGCATCATCCTCGATATCTCCGACCCGCTGAAGCCGGTGCGGATCGACGATGTTACCGACAAGGGGTTCGCCTACTGGCATTCGGCCACGTTCAACAACGACGGGACGAAAGTGCTGTTTACCGACGAATGGGGCGGTGGCGGGCGGCCCCGTTGCCAGGCAGGCGACCCGCGCAACTGGGGTGCCAATGCGATCTACGCGATCGAAGCAGGCAAGCTGGCGTTCCGCAGCCTCTACAAGCTGCCGGCCCCGCAGACCGACAAGGAAAACTGCGTCGCGCATAACGGTTCGATCATTCCGGTTCCGGGGCGCGATATCTTCGTCCAGGCCTGGTATCAGGGGGGCATCAGCGTGATCGATTTCACGGATGCGGAAAATCCGTTCGAAATCGCGTACTTCGATCGCGGTCCGGTCGACAGGGATCAGCTGGTTACCGGCGGGTACTGGTCGGCCTACTGGTACAACGGGCGGATCTACGCGACGGAGATTACCCGCGGGCTCGACGTTTTCGCGCTGGAACCGAGCGAGTTCCTGACCGAAGCGGAGATCGCCGCGGCCGCCGCCGCGCAGTATCCGGGCGATGTCTTCAATCCGCAGACACAAACGCAGGTGACCTGGCCCGCCGAGGCCGTCGCCGCTGCGGAGGCCAGCCGCAAGGAAGGGTGA
- a CDS encoding MATE family efflux transporter produces the protein MSDAHISTGLSHRPWRTELAATFKLAWPLALANLLQMLTYAVDVIFIARLGEAPLAASAIAVALFGLVLWALSGLTGAVAPLIAEELGARAPALRPVRRVTRMALWLAVLSGAGGMGLCLLLEPLMRATGQQEDIIALATVYNLMIVWSLIPMVINNVLRNFVSALGRPVFATAITAAGIGVNALANYAFIFGNLGAPELGLRGAAVATIITGVTTMFIYILAIRLDARLHRYHIFGFWWRVDMHRMMQIVRLGTPIALTITAEAGIFGGAAFLMGNIGTSQLAAHTVALQIAALAFQVPFGIGQAATIRVGYFFGARDRAGMMRAGWTAIAMGTAFMAVTATSMIVLPKPLLAIYVDPWAPKNAVLVAFALQYLVIAAAFQLVDGVQAVAAGALRGLQDTRIPMWIAIFSYWVPGMGVSLFLGFATPLEGRGVWLGLATGLTVAAILLVWRWWRRDALGLTMRSTATAKA, from the coding sequence ATGTCCGACGCACACATCTCGACAGGTCTTTCGCACCGCCCCTGGCGTACCGAGCTGGCTGCCACCTTCAAGCTGGCCTGGCCGCTGGCGCTCGCCAACCTGCTGCAGATGCTGACGTATGCGGTGGACGTGATCTTCATCGCGCGGCTGGGGGAGGCACCGCTGGCCGCATCGGCGATTGCGGTTGCCCTGTTCGGCCTCGTCCTTTGGGCCCTGTCCGGGCTGACCGGCGCAGTGGCGCCCCTGATCGCGGAAGAGCTGGGCGCGCGGGCGCCGGCGCTTCGCCCGGTGCGCCGGGTAACGCGCATGGCGCTGTGGCTGGCGGTCTTGAGCGGAGCGGGCGGCATGGGCCTGTGCCTGCTGCTCGAACCGCTCATGCGCGCGACTGGGCAGCAGGAAGACATCATCGCGCTGGCCACTGTCTACAATCTGATGATCGTCTGGTCGCTGATCCCGATGGTGATCAACAACGTGCTGCGAAACTTCGTCTCGGCACTCGGCCGCCCGGTCTTCGCGACTGCGATCACCGCGGCGGGGATCGGGGTCAACGCGCTGGCCAACTACGCCTTCATTTTCGGCAACCTGGGCGCGCCCGAGCTGGGCCTGCGCGGCGCCGCGGTGGCAACGATCATCACCGGCGTGACCACGATGTTCATCTATATCCTCGCCATCCGGCTCGATGCCCGGCTGCACCGTTATCACATCTTCGGCTTCTGGTGGCGCGTCGACATGCACCGGATGATGCAGATCGTCCGCCTGGGCACGCCGATCGCGCTGACCATTACCGCCGAAGCGGGGATCTTCGGCGGCGCAGCCTTCCTGATGGGCAACATCGGCACTTCGCAGCTGGCCGCGCACACGGTCGCCCTGCAGATCGCCGCGCTGGCTTTCCAGGTGCCTTTCGGCATCGGCCAGGCGGCAACGATCCGCGTCGGCTACTTCTTCGGTGCGCGCGACCGGGCGGGGATGATGCGGGCAGGCTGGACCGCGATCGCGATGGGCACCGCTTTCATGGCAGTCACCGCCACTTCGATGATCGTGCTGCCCAAGCCGCTGCTGGCAATCTACGTCGACCCCTGGGCGCCCAAAAATGCGGTACTGGTCGCATTCGCCCTGCAGTATCTGGTGATCGCCGCCGCCTTCCAGCTGGTCGACGGGGTGCAGGCGGTTGCCGCCGGCGCGCTGCGCGGATTGCAGGATACGCGCATCCCGATGTGGATCGCGATCTTCAGCTACTGGGTGCCGGGCATGGGGGTTTCCCTGTTCCTCGGCTTCGCCACTCCGCTGGAGGGGCGCGGCGTATGGCTGGGCCTCGCCACCGGGCTTACCGTGGCGGCGATCCTGCTCGTCTGGCGCTGGTGGCGGCGCGATGCCCTGGGCCTGACGATGCGCTCCACCGCGACCGCGAAAGCCTGA
- the rplL gene encoding 50S ribosomal protein L7/L12 has product MADIAKLVEELSKLTVLEAAELAKALEEEWGVSAAAAVAVAGPAAGGDAPAAEEKDEFDVVLTGDGGKKIQVIKEVRAITGLGLTEAKALVEGAPKPLKEGVNKAEAEEIKGKIEAAGGTVELK; this is encoded by the coding sequence ATGGCCGATATCGCCAAGCTGGTTGAAGAACTTTCGAAGCTGACCGTCCTCGAGGCGGCCGAACTCGCCAAGGCGCTGGAAGAAGAGTGGGGCGTTTCCGCCGCCGCTGCCGTCGCCGTTGCCGGCCCCGCCGCCGGTGGCGATGCCCCCGCAGCCGAAGAGAAGGACGAATTCGACGTCGTCCTGACCGGCGACGGTGGCAAGAAGATCCAGGTCATCAAGGAAGTCCGCGCCATCACCGGCCTGGGCCTGACCGAAGCGAAGGCCCTGGTCGAAGGCGCGCCCAAGCCGCTCAAGGAAGGCGTGAACAAGGCCGAAGCCGAAGAAATCAAGGGCAAGATCGAAGCCGCTGGCGGCACGGTCGAGCTCAAGTAA